The nucleotide sequence CAAAAGAAAAAGGGAGAAAGAGTGTGCAGGGTCCGTCTTGAGTCTGTTGCAGCAAAGGCAGCCAGTTACTAGGCAGACACTCGGATACGATGCAAATTTTCTCGACACCCGAGAGTAGAGATCTGCTAGGCGTGTAGGCGAGAGATGTCCATCCTCTTACAGGACCAGTCCTCCACTTGTACCAGACATGGCGTCGTTGGTGTTGGTGCCATAGGCGTCACCTAGTATCCGACTCGTTTCACGATGGAATGCAAAAATAGCTCCTTTTCTTATAAGGATGGAATCGCATATTCGCGTGGATTCACTCGGCTCGCTATTGTCATTATTGTTTCGATGCTAATGATGGATGAAGGCGTTTTGTCCTTAATTGGTTAAACTATGAGTATTCGAAaacggggaatttgaaaatttactgttgaggaatttgggaagggagttttgaaattttggggattgcaGAGGTGTggtgattcagggatttggaaattccggaatttttgaaatttgaatattaagatttagaaatttatgaatttgaaaatgtagaaagacAACACAAAATGAACATACAGTATAATTTTCCCTTACATCCCTTCTTTTCGATTTCCTCAGAATATGTAATTTGTATATAAATctgtttacaaatttaaaaatttccttcACGTTATTcaaacttattttattattttgtttttgaaaatataaaatatttttcaaagtatAAAGATACCCCAACCGTACCCCCAAAACGAGAGCCTTACCACCCCTTGCAAAAATTCAttactaattataattattgtaaccCCGATCAGCTATAATATGTCCTTGTAGAATTAATTAGTGATCTAGAAATTGCACAATAAGGTTGATAAGATGCATCGATGGTAGCATGGTGGCGCCCATGGCTGGTACACAGGACCGGCACACATCGTGGTGGTTGATACACGGTGCCTATTGGGCGACTCTGTAGGTACATACGTACCACTCCGCAGGATCACGTACAACTTTCCATATCGAGGAGTTTTATAGCTACGTCTCGGTAGTGGGATAACCAGGGGCGCCTACACGCGTTCGACTTCGACTGGCTCGAACAGAAGTGGTCAATAAGACAAACATCCGTGAAACCGAGACTGCATTCGTGAAACGTGAATGCCAGGAGTATCGTCGAAGGAAAGAGATGTTCTCTGTATCGCGAGAAACACGTAGAGCTTCAGATGGAGTTCCACGATATACGCTGCAAGTATAATGCGTAAAGCGAGGATGTACAGGGTGTCCAACGATGACGAAACAAGGTGTACTGACTTACCCAAGAATGGTAGACATTGATCTGATAAATTCTGTCTTAATTGTCAagtaattaacaataaaatatcatacaacaaattgtacaaaagacaataattaatttctttgtAATCATTCACTCTATACAATGCAATTATTCAACATCGTTTATCACAATACTATTTtacagtatacatatgtacaagatAAGTTACATATAATTGAACTCGCATCATAAATCAAGATTATTGTTACACTTAAAGTTCTGACATGTCCAATAAAGCATTCAAATGCGTCGGCACCCAATTCATGCCGTTGTGACAGACGAACAAGACATTTCCGTCTATATAAGCCTGGACATTACCCACTTTATAAACTTGTTTTGCTTCTCTATACCGATTCGGTATAGGCATAAACAGAATGCCTCTTTCTTCGCATTTCTTTTGGACAAGGTCTTTGAAACCTTGAGGTATTTGCGACGCTGTCCGTACCGCTTCGGCGAGTCTCTGAAAAGGGGAAAGATATTTTATTACGAATAACGTCAAAACGACATGTTATGGAAGAAACTGTTGcataaatttaaagaataaacGTACTTCCATTCTTGGCTGGGCGGTCGGTGGCATTTGTGACATGGTAGGTTGAGTCCTTTCTAAGCTCGTTAAATACGAAACTTGCTCCATCGCACCGGGTTGATGACTCTGCGGTGTGGAAACTGCTCTGTTCATCATATCCAACGCTTTCTTGAAGTGttctgtaaattaataaatatacgaaTCAGTTTAACAACGTAGATTacctattaaattttaataaacaactcTGCACTTTCTATCATAATTAAAATAGCActgattacaattattttatagagACTTTATAGACTTACCTTTCACCAAAGGCTCAGCTAACATTTTTTCACTTAACATGCCTTTCCAACCCATGTACCAGTTTGTAACCTGATCATAATTAGGGGAATGATTCAACCAAAGCGCCAAAACTTGCAGCCACTTGGGGAAGAAGAATTTGTCAAGCAATCCTGCCATTATGTGAGACGGAATCAATTCTTTCCATTCGTAAACCCAATTCCATTGATCTAAATGTTGCTGATGCGGATTTATAACAAACTCTGACAACGCTATTTGCAACTTCGGTATAATATTTTTCACTAAGAAGGCTTCCATGTCTCCTTTCGCGAACACATTGGACCACGGTTGTAACATTAATCTAGCAGATCTGTCGGACGGATGCCAACCTCCTAACGCCGATCCTAATTTACGTCGTATTATTGGATATATTGATGTATCCAAACGACTTCCTGTAATAATACAACACCAAGGTTATCAATTGACATACAAGATTTTACAAATAACGAGCATTTTGGTACCCGTTCATACCACCGGATACGTAGAGTGGCATTCCAGTTGAAACCCAACTGAATTTACTTTGAGCTCTTAGTGCTAAAAGTTTACTGTAAATTGTAGAATGataaaatagtagtatagtagtataatgataagaataagatgACACTTGTCCATATGAAAGTATATACTGTTAAACCAACACTGCttacttaaataatatattaaaatagtataataaattatactaacGTAACAGTGGTAACCACGGATGGATCCATGTGTGAATAGGTACTGTATCAGTCAGGGGATTCCATTCCTCTACTTCTAGGGTAAGTTTGGGGAGAATTAACAgatctaaaatattttctaatatccAGGCTGGAAGTAATGGCATCCAATATTCTATTAACTCAATAAGTGGTACTGGCTCCCTACAAGTCCACTGCCtgcaacaaattattaaaataagaattttcTTCAACGATTATATCAATGTCTTTttatcaatttccaaaataaataCATACTGTATAGCCCCTCTAATCGATGGCATCCACGAATTCCAAACTAGGTGGTCATATGGATGCATTGTTCTCGTTTGAAGGGTAGTAATGCCACTTTCTAGAATACACTTCCATTGCTCAAATAACTTAATGGGTTGTTTCGGTTGTATTAACGGATTCCAACTAACTAAACAGTCTTTTATTTTTGGCCCAACAAAACTGCTGGCTAATTCACCAAgttcatacattttatattcttcATAATATTTGTCTTGTAAATCTTTGAAAGCTTCTGCAGTTTCTTGTAAGGACATTTGATTTGTTTCGTCCATTAGTCTATCTACGATTGCGAGAACGTTTTCTAAAGTATTAATAAGATGGTCGTGTTGATCCACGACTTTGgctaaatttttcttttctgcTTCTAGTGCAACTACTCTATCACTCAAATGCCTTGTTCTCCTATCATTTTGTATGATATCCTGTTCACACATATCTACAAGTACATTCAAATTATACTGAAGTTCTGGCAATGCAAAATTAACCTTTGATTTCTTGTCAGTGATAATGATATTGTCATCGGGTCGTTGTTGACCGCCAGCTATTGCATGATATCCGCTGAGAATTCTTTGTTCTGGACCAGTCATATCTATGACTTTAACCCTGCTCATTTCACTTGAGATTCTCACTTTTTTGTTAGGTTTCAACTTTCCATCTTCTATAACCTGATCAACACTGCGATAAACATATTTTACTTTCTTCTTAGCAGCATTTCCATCTCCCTTCCGCCATTGTGATAATTTAGCTTTAGGTTCCTTTCCATCCTCCGCATCttcctcttttttcttttctggaACTTTTGGACACTTTTCTGGCCCATAAGCACCAATTGCTCCTCTACCTTTCCTCAAATGTGCTTCTACTGGAGCACTTATACCTTGCAACTGTTTACCTAATCCTTTCCCAGGTTCAAAACCCATCTGAAACAATATAAACAAGTAAGTATGATTGCATAATAATGatgatattaatatataaatgaatGTTTCATACATACCTGTAGTAATAGTTTAGCGCCAATACCTTTTGTATGAACTTCCCAACTACCCATTCCGCTTTGTATTAACAATGGATTTACTTTAGCCTTCTTTCTACGTAAACCGGCAATATCACCATCTGTATTTAATGAAAAGGATGGACGCTGTTGAACATTACTTGGCCGTTCATCTTCAGAACTACAAAAGAAcgataatgtaattattatttttataaaaatattcaaataagttCCTCCAAATGTATTTCATTACCTTGAACTGTTTGGAAACTCCCTCTGAGATTTGCCTTCGctttcattatcactttcatTATCATCCTTTTTTTCTGATTCTTCTTTTGGCTTTCCACTTTGTTGAATACCTCCCGCTACAAAATTTACTGGCGCAGTATAATTTTTTGGCCCTTTATCAAAAGTTTTAAATGACGGTCTTGTAGATAATTCTTCTTCATCACTATCATCAGCCCAAATACCTATAAAAAATCAATTATgacacttttaaaattaatattaaaattaaaataagggATTAGATTAAGGATCTTAAGCCACGTAGATATTAAACATATGAAATGTTTACCAAGCATTTGTTGCTTCTTTGATAATTTGCGTCTGGGACGATTGATATTGAATTCATTTTCGAGATCGTAATCCGTAATTTCAAAGCTTTCTACTTCGTCCTCCGACATCATGCCGATATGTAATAATactttgtacaaaataaaatattataccgTATACGATATTTACGTATAAACCAAAACAATAATactaatatcaaatatttaaggTTATGTTGAGTCACATTCTCATCAAACTGAGCTATGTTCAGTTGATGCTGTCTATACAGTAGTACCATACGTCTGCAAAAACCATGTCATAGTCTGTAAAGTATGTAAAATAGGTGAATTCAAACAATGTTTTCAACCTTTTTAAGACAAAAACTAATTCATGAAAACGCCTAACGTATATTTGTATAGAAATCTGTAATGTATGTCTGTTGTTTAAATAAAGATAATAGGCTATCGAGAAGTGTAAGTAGTTTGAATTTCCCGCACATTTCAAGGAGCATGCGCAAGTGTTTCAGGAGCACCAATCTTTTGCAGTTGTTCGCAAAATGCGCAGTAGTTCGTAGGTTGGCAACGTCGCAAGCTAGGGTTTTGCAAAAGCTACAAATAATTTTGGGTAGTGGCTTTGAGTGACATCGTAACCTTACGACGCGTGACGAACACGGGTTATTACGTGTAATTAATGATTTACCGGGGTTTTTGAAATAATTCGTATATTTTATCACTGCCAATTTGTTGTAAAAATTAGTGTATTAGTGATAAAACTGTGTTAGTGCGGATTACTAGTGCCGGTTTGTTATTACATCGTCGTCGAGATAAAGCTTGACAATGGGAAACGTTCACACTTGTGGTCCAAACGAAGCTCTCGTCGTATCAggtatgtaaataaattaagaacttgtcatttttaatgttttaatcgAGCGTTGCAATATATTAATCTAGAGCTGCCACGCTTGATCCATTACCAAACTCGTTACCGGTTTTCTCGATATAACATTGATCATGAAACATCTTGCGTTTTAAAAGATTATCGTTCAGTAATGATttgttcttaaatattttcactTGCAAAGATTTCCTCAAACAACATGATTAGCTACTGACCTTGTCAGCATCAATGTGTTTGAGTTCAGCTTCACACATGCAGTTATTTACATTGCTCAGTTTGTGCATGTGTAAACAGATACTTATTAGGTGTAAATGTGTTATGTAGGCTTAGGCACTTTTTGTtcgcaataaaataaaaaataaacatttaaaattataaattatttcctcAAATGtactttataaataatacaaaaaaaactttattttgtttaaaatttaaataaattattatttgcattaattaaattattcaaataaaataatacataattcaaTACAGGAAGTTGTGAGGAATGATAAGATTACCTTTTACTTCAACTGAATGAATTTACTTTTATTTGActtcaaatatatgtatacatagcatttatatacatatttattcttGAATAACATGTCTGTGTTGTGTGCATGCATTTTAaggaaattttatattactgACGCAGTTGATAATGTTGATGTAAACGAATAAGCAaacatttgagaaattatttaaatgcaaGATGGggaaataattttgttgaaataaaataatgcattattatttttaataatatttagccaaataaaataatatgttacTCAAATAATCAGTTTTGACGTGTGTTATTTAGATAATATTTGAGCTAATAATAACTTGTTTGTTACAAAAGTAGAAAGGTATATCTATTATTGTAAAAAATGTGAGTCATGAATTGATGAAATACGTTGTTAGAATATTAATAAGAAAAGGTAGGAAATAACAATGTAATtaactatatgtatatattttgtataatgaaACGGTTGACAACATATATATAGAAtgtcaaaaatattatataataatattgaatGCTAAAGGGATCAATATGCCTTACCTCAAActgtttattttcaattatattattttttgaaaatgcttttctcaaaatatatttacttttataGAAATGaggaataattatattattttctactAAAAAATAAGTACATTGAATGTTAGTagctttaattaattaaaactaatataacaatttttttgcaATATATTGGTGAAAAGATTATGAATTTGGACTGAATAATCTCAAGGTGAAATTGATAAGTTCCATTTACGTTTGTAGTTCAACTCAGTCAATTGAACACAAGATCATAGGGTTAAAAACTTCTGTATCTATGTGTCATTGCACAGATCATTAATATAGTACTTCAACAAAAACTTTTACCGTTATATACCAAAATCTTTAAGTGTCATGTTCAAAAATTGCATTAAGATATATAGGACTATAAAGGAAATAATTTACTTTCGAAACAATTAAAGTTGTATCTGCTATTCGTTTATTaatcattaaatatttcatgaagAAATCAAGACATCAATGTATATTGGCAATATTTCAGAATtggtaaatattaaacattttgtaatattgGCCATATATATTGATCGTCTGACATCTTCATTAAATTACAGGATAAAGCGGAAGTTTTGGTTTCTGTTTTAAATATATAGTAGTTATTTTGAATTTATCTTTTGGGTGTATAGTTATAATTCCATATAATATTAAAGTACTAAGAAATGCATAATAAAAACTATTTGAGTATAATTTTTGCTAGAAAATATTTGTGACCTCCAGTCACCGTtcctgttgaaataaaaattcctaagtaaCAGTAATTTACCAATATCCTTTTCTGTGAAACACGCATTACGTATATTTCCAAACATTGATTGAATCTGTCCCTCATgctaaattatacatatatgcaatcaaataatttacataattatatttaaatctcATTGATaagttgtatatatttttactaaatCATTCACATATATCATACTTGACATTTGATAAACTATCagataaaaatatgtacaaacaTTTCCGATAAATAgtcttatttaaattattgcagATAGAATGACTATCAGTATATTCTTATCTATAACATGATGAATATTATCAGTTTCTTTCAAGCTCAATTACAATTGTCAATTGAGCTTAATATCAATTTCTGTTTATTTCATAAATGTCAGTATATTAGTCATTAGTGAAAGTATATTCTTATCGAATTTCATACAGAAGTATATCAGGAGATAGTATGTACATATGATTCATCCCTCATTTATCGTCATTGACGAACTTGTTGCATGCTTTTGCGCATAAAATTTCCTTTTAGTCGAATGAACAGCGGTATATATAGGTCCCTCGTTTATTCCGCGATGCATTCTGCACGCAAATAATTTGTGATCTCTTACGTAATTAATGAAGTAAAATTACTTTCATCGCTCCTAGCACCACAAAACGAGGTTTTTAAATGGTACACCTTTAATAAAACAGTACATCACGTAATTAACGTTTGTCCTTATAACCTTGTGTACATCAACTTGATGAGTCTCAATTTTCGGGAGACTTTCCGCATGAGATAAATACGCAGTAATTCATCAATTGCTACGTTATATTGACGTTATAAAGACTAATTGAGTAGAATTCAATTTTCGAAACTTTTACattgtaatttttcttttataaattaaataaattgatcagaataatttttaattatttttaaaatatcatttaacggtattatgtataaatttttaaatatgcattATTTCTTAATAGAAaagttatattgtatatttacaaaatttctacagGGTGATAAAAAAGTAGgaaactaatttaaaaatatctaaatttacaaatattcagattgctgaaatttcatattttcaattaccaaatttctacatttccaattgTCTTTccaatttggcaatataacgagagtctacaaAATCTAAATCTATCTAAATTTACATATATTCCGATTgctgaaatttcatattttcaattgccaaatttctacatttccaattgtcaaatttccaaatcggcaatataacgagagtctactataCTTTACATCAAATTgcaatttgtagaatttatatACTTACATTCATAGTATGAAACTCCATTATTTGAGAATATACAAGTATCTCTTAAAAATATGCATTCATATAAATCACATATATCATAAAGATACTTATTTAAATAACTTACATATTTCATTGCAATACTTATTCAGATAACTcacatgttttataaaattacatactGAGATAACTCATATACATGAAGATACTTCCTGAGATAATTCATATGCATCATGATGATACTTGCTCAGATAATTCACATATATAATAAAGATACTTAATCAGATAATTCACATATCTTCCAAAGTATTTACTCAGATAACCTACTTATCCCATGGA is from Megachile rotundata isolate GNS110a chromosome 2, iyMegRotu1, whole genome shotgun sequence and encodes:
- the sip1 gene encoding septin interacting protein 1 isoform X2, with the protein product MLLKLGKYYVNDTRKRISLVDLEVESEHQVLRSSFGSRATSSEILVSTMTSLTALLLLTLISLSQCETFLNAIKNYGPSPEVLNRVDPNNKKYDFIVVGAGSAGSVLANRLSENKKWNILLLEAGGPESLLHQVPILVGYFQLSSFNWGYKVEPQKNACLGMINRQCSWPRGKALGGTSTLNYMIHTRGNKLDYDIWAALGNEGWSYNDVLHYFKKSEKFDVPGIWADDSDEEELSTRPSFKTFDKGPKNYTAPVNFVAGGIQQSGKPKEESEKKDDNESDNESEGKSQREFPNSSSSEDERPSNVQQRPSFSLNTDGDIAGLRRKKAKVNPLLIQSGMGSWEVHTKGIGAKLLLQMGFEPGKGLGKQLQGISAPVEAHLRKGRGAIGAYGPEKCPKVPEKKKEEDAEDGKEPKAKLSQWRKGDGNAAKKKVKYVYRSVDQVIEDGKLKPNKKVRISSEMSRVKVIDMTGPEQRILSGYHAIAGGQQRPDDNIIITDKKSKVNFALPELQYNLNVLVDMCEQDIIQNDRRTRHLSDRVVALEAEKKNLAKVVDQHDHLINTLENVLAIVDRLMDETNQMSLQETAEAFKDLQDKYYEEYKMYELGELASSFVGPKIKDCLVSWNPLIQPKQPIKLFEQWKCILESGITTLQTRTMHPYDHLVWNSWMPSIRGAIQQWTCREPVPLIELIEYWMPLLPAWILENILDLLILPKLTLEVEEWNPLTDTVPIHTWIHPWLPLLRSRLDTSIYPIIRRKLGSALGGWHPSDRSARLMLQPWSNVFAKGDMEAFLVKNIIPKLQIALSEFVINPHQQHLDQWNWVYEWKELIPSHIMAGLLDKFFFPKWLQVLALWLNHSPNYDQVTNWYMGWKGMLSEKMLAEPLVKEHFKKALDMMNRAVSTPQSHQPGAMEQVSYLTSLERTQPTMSQMPPTAQPRMERLAEAVRTASQIPQGFKDLVQKKCEERGILFMPIPNRYREAKQVYKVGNVQAYIDGNVLFVCHNGMNWVPTHLNALLDMSEL
- the sip1 gene encoding septin interacting protein 1 isoform X1; translation: MMSEDEVESFEITDYDLENEFNINRPRRKLSKKQQMLGIWADDSDEEELSTRPSFKTFDKGPKNYTAPVNFVAGGIQQSGKPKEESEKKDDNESDNESEGKSQREFPNSSSSEDERPSNVQQRPSFSLNTDGDIAGLRRKKAKVNPLLIQSGMGSWEVHTKGIGAKLLLQMGFEPGKGLGKQLQGISAPVEAHLRKGRGAIGAYGPEKCPKVPEKKKEEDAEDGKEPKAKLSQWRKGDGNAAKKKVKYVYRSVDQVIEDGKLKPNKKVRISSEMSRVKVIDMTGPEQRILSGYHAIAGGQQRPDDNIIITDKKSKVNFALPELQYNLNVLVDMCEQDIIQNDRRTRHLSDRVVALEAEKKNLAKVVDQHDHLINTLENVLAIVDRLMDETNQMSLQETAEAFKDLQDKYYEEYKMYELGELASSFVGPKIKDCLVSWNPLIQPKQPIKLFEQWKCILESGITTLQTRTMHPYDHLVWNSWMPSIRGAIQQWTCREPVPLIELIEYWMPLLPAWILENILDLLILPKLTLEVEEWNPLTDTVPIHTWIHPWLPLLRSRLDTSIYPIIRRKLGSALGGWHPSDRSARLMLQPWSNVFAKGDMEAFLVKNIIPKLQIALSEFVINPHQQHLDQWNWVYEWKELIPSHIMAGLLDKFFFPKWLQVLALWLNHSPNYDQVTNWYMGWKGMLSEKMLAEPLVKEHFKKALDMMNRAVSTPQSHQPGAMEQVSYLTSLERTQPTMSQMPPTAQPRMERLAEAVRTASQIPQGFKDLVQKKCEERGILFMPIPNRYREAKQVYKVGNVQAYIDGNVLFVCHNGMNWVPTHLNALLDMSEL